The following proteins are encoded in a genomic region of Triticum dicoccoides isolate Atlit2015 ecotype Zavitan chromosome 1B, WEW_v2.0, whole genome shotgun sequence:
- the LOC119337145 gene encoding deubiquitinase DESI2-like — MKEVVLHVYDVTNSDSEKTNNTILQINRIFKDRIGLGGIFHSAVQVYGEEEWSFGFCENGSGVFSCPVSKNPMYTYRERIVLGETECTIATVNRILRELSRDWPGHSYDLLSRNCNHFCDVLCDRLGVPKLPGWVNRFANAGDTAVVVAENTAVKFRQAKTEIVNASRVAYRFMAGLTSKNQASQESPGEQNRDSPTFQGTWFKNVVSAGAKPSTSGSTPSQEADDARPLQHQQSAEQPTRL, encoded by the exons ATGAAGGAGGTGGTGCTCCACGTGTACGACGTGACCAACAGCGACTCCGAAAAGACCAACAACACCATCCTCCAGATCAACCGCATCTTCAAGGACCGCATCGGCCTCGGCGGCATCTTCCACAGCGCCGTCCAG GTCTATGGCGAGGAGGAGTGGTCGTTCGGGTTCTGCGAGAACGGCAGCGGGGTGTTCAGCTGCCCCGTGAGCAAGAACCCCATGTACACATACCGCGAGCGCATCGTCCTCGGGGAGACGGAGTGCACCATAGCCACCGTGAACAGGATCCTGCGCGAGCTCAGCCGCGACTGGCCAGGGCACTCCTACGACCTCCTCTCCAGGAACTGCAACCACTTCTGCGACGTGCTCTGCGACAGGCTCGGCGTCCCCAAGCTTCCAG GCTGGGTTAATCGTTTTGCCAATGCTGGCGATACTGCTGTGGTGGTAGCTGAGAATACAGCAGTTAAG TTCAGGCAGGCTAAAACAGAAATTGTCAATGCTAGTAGAGTAGCATATAGATTTATGGCAGGCCTGACTTCGAAAAACCAGGCTTCCCAAGAGTCTCCGGGTGAACAAAATAGAGACAGCCCTACTTTCCAAGGAACATGGTTCAAGAATGTTGTTTCAGCTGGGGCGAAGCCATCTACAAGCGGGTCAACTCCCTCGCAAGAAGCTGATGATGCACGCCCCTTGCAGCACCAACAATCGGCAGAGCAACCAACAAGGTTGTAG